Part of the Henckelia pumila isolate YLH828 chromosome 2, ASM3356847v2, whole genome shotgun sequence genome is shown below.
tatttttatgttataaaaaaagtACGTTCATAAAcggatatattatatataatgcatataaaatatatataaaacaaagaataataataattttaattttaattttaatttttataatagtttagatttaataaatgttgataattaaaatatttatatactacactattattattattattattattattatcggggcgggttcggggatgATGATAGCATCCACATACCCGACATGAATTTGTACCTGAACCCATACCCAAAAATTCTCCCCCGAACCCGGCCCATTTCGGGTTTCCGGTTAAAATTGACATCCCTAAATCCAACAATTGCATATGTAGAATCCACTCTAAAATGCACAACTTCATTTGACTAGGGGATGATATAATAAAGAGGTAAACATAGTGAAGAAAATGGTACCTTGACCTCACAAAACAATGCCTCCGGACCAATCCCATGAACAATACCTCGAAAAACACGAGGCTCACTTCCAGCTTCCTGAGCCTCGAAAGTCAACCCGTAATATCCAGCCCCAAAACGGTTTATCTTCAAAACTTTCACAAGCTTGAAACTCTTGAGCTGTAACCAGTAGATATATGATTACTATAGGAAAAGATAcagaacaaaatataaaaaagatAATCAGAGCtgttaatacattaaataactTGTCCCACCTTGTTGTCATTGTACAATTTCAAAGCTAATTCCGGCAAATATCTCATATCAACTAGTTTGTTCGCATTCACAAATGTGAAGACTCCAACAATCTTCTGTGTGAGAAATCCACCAGGAGCAGGCTTCGGTTGATACACACATGAATCACGCATCTGTCAACACGAACAACCAAAGATTAGTTTCTCAACATTCATAACGTTGTTCATATGTCAGATCCAATCTTCTTTTGCTATGACACAAAATTAAGATGGACTAGAAAAGAACAGATTTCATACATCACGGTATAATGACAACTCATTCACATCCGCAAGATGAGATTCCGAAAATACAGGAAACTCTGAGCAATTGCTGCGCTTTCTATAGCTGCACGTTATTAACACCGGATcggaagaaaataaaatacaacaaaaaataCAATACAACAGAAAAATCCTAACCCAACATCAAAAAATATCCTACTCCGTTTACAAACTCGACAAATCATCCAAACGCATATGTATAAGGTAATTCCAACGCCAATTAATACAATATCAAATCCAAAACAATGGGTAGCAAACGGACATCGAACTTTTTATAGTTTAATTTCCCCTCAAAATAAGAagaatctaaaaaaaaaagaggtaaACCAGCTAATATCTCATTTTTCCGGTTCTTCTTTGAAGAAGGAATCCTAATCTTTGCTTGTACATAGGAAAAGAGGAAAACAGCGGACGAACGATTTGCAGAGGCATATCGGTAACCCTATCTTATTATTTCgccaataattatttttaattgaattgACTTGTCTAAGTGAGTTTCTTTTTAgtctaaatatttaattattcttgtttattttaatatttattcaatAGTTTCTCTTTATCAAATTTCAACTCGAATTATATCACATATTTCTTGTTTTCATCCGACATAAATTGATGTACAAATATgtcaaataatgtttttaaaaaaatttaaataaaattattatatgttaATCTAGGTGGTCCCTAGGCGGATTTTGAAGCGTTTATGCGGCTTAGACGGTCAATTAATGTAATAACTCTTAAAAgcttcaaattttcaaaaatcgcGGCGATTGTCAACCGGCTAACGCCTAGACAGTCCTAAGCGCCGCTATTTAGAACTGGTTATTAGATATTTGGATGTACATGATGTCATATCAGCTTTACTCATCTATGTATACTAGTAGAAATGCATACACAGTGATACACGTTACATGTGTTATACAatacaaaaattatatatacatgtttatatacattttattaatatgatATGACTTGTTTTTCATTATTGCAACATGAATTTTTAAGATTAAGAACATGGTAAAATAGATGGAAAAGTGGGGTAATGATCtttaaattttgtcatttgtgtatttttaattttagtgaaACTATAGAGGTATTTttgtataaatattaaaattatcaaaacaaTTACTATTTGATCCTCTTGCATTATAATATTGTATAGTTTGCATAGATATATTACTAATATCAATTATAAAACTTTGTTAAAAATAGTAGTTTCCCGCTAAAATATATCTTAAAAAGAAATAACTTTCAAcattcactacaagaaaaacggctaaAGACAACTGATTTCATCCGTTGTCATAAGCTGCAGAAAACTATTGTACTTTTTTGTGTTATTGAAAGCGCGCTCAACggttttatccgttgtcgtgtCTTTTCTCCTTATGACAATGAATTTTATCCGTATGTTTTCTCTCAATAataacggattttatccgttgtcataTCTATCAACGAATCTTTTAGCGAACTTTTAACAATACCAAAAAatacaacagttttaaaatgacaaagacaatggataaaatctgttgtcgtttctcaaataaaaaacaaaaaaataaattttaacatacaaattttcaatattataaataaatcaaaacttaaaatttttaaaataaaatttaatatataatttttcaatattacaaatcaatcaaAACTCTAATTCTAATTCAATCTACACTATTCAATAGAGCTATGAACTAATCTCTATAAATTAACTTGGAACACTCGTTTCAGCATAGATTAACATCCACTTATATCTCCTGCAACAATTCAGAACAAGATTACAACAATAAATGCAAATTTTTGAGAAGTATATAGCAAGCCGCAAGTTTCAAATAAATAACGTAAATAAAGCAGAAGTTTGATATAGTCATCATAAAATGTTGTTTAGAAAAGATCACCATTAAAAGTGACAAGTCAAATTGATCATGGTCATACTgttcaaaatctaaattttctaACATCATTCACTCATTAGACAAGCCACAAACACCACTTAATTACCATGTGAAGAATAGTTTCGTTACAAAATATGCTTAgtagacacacacacacacacacaaaaaccaACTAAATCACACACAAAAACCACCTAAATTCCTTTTATATGAAATAAATATAGACACAAACACTTCTTGGAAAGTTCAAATAATCTCTTAGTCTCTCTCACAAGAACATTACTATCCAAGCTAACACATTTAATACCTTATTCTTTTCAGTAGCCAAAATATAGCAATCCTAAAGATACAAAGATTAAAGACGTCATATTAAAAAGGCATATGCTAAATAAATGATTTATGAACTTAAAAATGTTGTGTAGATTTTTTTTGGGAACTTTAATAGCTTGTAAATATTgataaacttaaattttttagCTGAATTTAGCCTCTCAAAAATAGAAATCTTAAAGCTATAGCATAAGAAACCCCCAAGTCATGGTGTACCGACGTTTTAGCATTTTCTCATGTTCCTAACAATGTACAATACTTTCTCAAGCAATGAATGTCATACCCATTCAACATTTCACTTCAACCCCTTTAACACTAATGAAAACCCTAGTCTGTTGCACTTGATTATATAAATATCATGATAAAAATCAAGAAACAAATCGAAGACAAcccttttaatttttgtttctttgCGATTTTGtttactacaaaaaaaaaaaaaaaacgaaaccaaacaaaacaaaacaagacCACATTTTCACCATTCATCAAATATCAAGGAAGAAGTTAAATAGCACCTCATAAAAAGGAAAGAAGTTCTAATCTGCATCACAAGAAAAAGTCAGAAATAAAAGCATactttttccaaaaaaattagAGAGTGAGAACTTCATACCTTGGTTGACTGAGCTCATATTTCAAATCAGATATCAAGGATACAGTACGATGAATTTGCCAGTGCATCTCTAGAATCAATTGCCTAAGTAATGAGAAGAGACTGTAGGTTAGTTTAGCTGTGCATGTAGCTTGAATCCATCCAAGCaaataatgcaacaaatttattttttcagctACTATTGATTCATATGCTGAAAGATTAGCAAGAAATATTCAAGAAGTTTAGCATGTGTTTGTGGTCATGATTAATTAGTGTCTGAAAACACAAATTAGAATTTTTCATGAACCTGTTGCAATGTCAGCCTTTTCGAGGCCTTATCCTTTCCAGTTTGCATATTACGAGTTGACAAAGCTTGCAATAGGTTCCGTGTACTGCAACCCATCAAGCTAGCTGCAGAGGTTATAACTGTAGATACAAATGAAAAGTATTGACATAGTAAAGTCGAATGCTGAAATTAGAGACACATAACCATGAATATTAAATTACATGATATAATTTTCTATTTTCCTGAAAAGAGAGTaacattaaaattcaaaaaccaTGGGCGATCTCAAAGTTTATTTGCGAATAGAtacttataaattataaataaccTTCATCAGAAATAACCTATATATGGTTTTCATTGCTAATCACAAGAAATGATATGTTTTCCAGCCATAAAACTGCAACAAGCATCGCAAAGGCATGCCCTTGATTTTCTTTGCAAATTACGGAAGTATTTAAGGCCACCTAGTTTAATAAAAGCATGACTGAGTTAGCAAAATTTTGTATAACTAATGACAAGGAAACACACTTAAATTATGAATGCTCGGGAACTTAATCAGTCAAAGGTTGTGTCTTTTGTTTTAAGGATTTTTAGCAAAGTAAGCTCCAACCTTTCCCTCTCACAATTCAAACCTCTTCAAATGGAACGAGAGGATGGGGATGTTACATTCGTAGGTGAGAGTTGAACCAAAGCAGGTAAACTTCTTAGCATATAACATAAAGGTGTTCGCTGTAAATTACCATAAGCAAATGAAACTTCTGAACTTCATTGATGTCTTGGATCTCTAGGCAATCACTTTGATTTTAGATAATTaaagtcacatgcatttatcaACGTCAATGAAGTTCAGAAGtaagtcacatgcatttatcaACGTCAAGCTACATAAAAACAGAATAAACCTACTTAAATATAGAAAGGGATATCTGAGCCAATCTCACCAGACCACTCTTGGAGCTCATTTTCAGTGGCAACCAGACCACTAAACTGATCTGTTGCCCACAAGGCAGTAGCAGCATTGCTGCTGACACCTACAAGCATCATATGTTTCAGCCTATCAAAACAATACATTTTGCACATAAATTGCATAAGACCAATGAATGAAAAGGTGCATGTTATCCTGGTAGGCCCAGACGGTGAGCCCGGGGATGGCTTGCAAGACGGGAGCCCGGCATCATCTCGGTAAGTCCCGGGTGATGGGCCCGGGACAGACGGTGAGCCCGGGGTCGGCTTGCAAGACGGGAGCCCGACATCATCCCGGTAAGTCCCGGGTGATGGGCCCGGGGTCATCTCATAAACCGGGAACCCAGGAGCTCCTTCAGGGGCCCAAGTATCAAGGATAAATACCCGGAAACCAGGGGCCCGTAATACTCGGTGGGCCCGGGGTCATTTTATATAAAAGAAAGCCCATACCTCCTTTACGTGTGGCAGACTCTTACTGCAAATCAAATCATTAGGCAATCCTGGTAGGCCCAGACGGTGAGCCCGGGGTCATTTCAGGGGCCCAGGTATGCaaaggcccgtggtaattcacaaGCCATATGAATCTAGGTGATCTACCCGATATGCAAAACACCCGGGTAATTCAACGTCCCGATACTCAACAGGGAATTCAAATACGCAAGTTGACAAAAAGCCAAAGAAAATCAAATGAACATATTCATTACTCAATGTTTTttacaaagaaaacaaaaaatccCTAGAAATGTATTGAAACAAGAGATAAGGACATGCCTCGGGCACTAGTTTTACTTTTCTTCAGGAGATGTCTCCTCCCCGGTCATGGAAGAAGAGGGCAGAGATGCAATAGCTCGATGGATGTCCGGGACCCCCCTCTTGACTTAACCCGGCTTCTTCGTATTGCACGGAACATAGGTCGAAACCCTGAGCAAAGAAGTCAAAGGATTGGTCTATCACCATCTTCTTGAAATCTTTTGAGGCCAGAAAAGCTTGCTTCCACTGAGACTCGATCATCAGCTGCTTCTTCAA
Proteins encoded:
- the LOC140880919 gene encoding uncharacterized protein, which translates into the protein MPLQIVRPLFSSFPMYKQRLGFLLQRRTGKMSYRKRSNCSEFPVFSESHLADVNELSLYRDMRDSCVYQPKPAPGGFLTQKIVGVFTFVNANKLVDMRYLPELALKLYNDNKLKSFKLVKVLKINRFGAGYYGLTFEAQEAGSEPRVFRGIVHGIGPEALFCEVKHHDDGITLLPHDDDYLTSERIFKSEDRPPCKSKNDIGDGATDSGVDQLLIDVAWGKFETRNCLQNTLECFVL